CCGGTCGCGACCTTTCCCCTGGCCGGGCGTATCCGGGAAACGATGGAGTTCGCGTCGTCGCTCATGCCAGCCTCACTCGTGGATCCAGTACCCGGTAGAGAATGTCGACACCCAGGTTGATGACGATGAACACGGTCGCCGTCACGACCACGCCGGCCTGGACGACGGGATAGTCGCGCTGCACGACACCCTGGACGATCAGGCGCCCGATACCCGGCCAGTTGAACACGATCTCGAGCACGACGATGCCTCCGACCAGCACGCCGAGATTGATGCCGGCCACGGTAATGACGGGCAGAAGGGCGTTGGGAAGCATGTGGCTCAGGACGACGCGGCGGCGCGTGACGCCCTTGGCGAGCGCCGTCTTGACCCAGTCGAGACTGCGCGTCTCGTCGAAGGAGGCGTTGAGCAGCCGCAGATAGAGCGCGATCTCGTAGGTCGAGATGGTCAGGATCGGAATGACATAACCCGCCAGCGTGTTCCGCCCCATCGCCGGCAAAAGCGAAAGATAGACGGAAAACAGCATGATCATCAGAACGCCGAACAGATATGGCGGGATCGCCTGGCGTATCGTCGCGGCCCAGAGCAGCGTGTTTCGCAACCTCCTGCTGCGCGATATCTCGCCCCACACGGCCAGCCCGAGCGCGACCGCAAAGCCAATGGCAAATGAGGATACCGCGAGCTCCAGCGTGGCCGGCAGGCGCTCGAGGACAAGGTCAATGGCAGGCTGACCATGCCGCAGGGACATCCCGAGATCCCCCTGGGCCGCATGAAATATGAAATCGGAATACTGGGCGAAGAGCGGGCGATTGAACCCCAGAGCTTCGCGCATGGCCTCGACATCGGCCTGCGTTGCCTGATCCGGCAGCATCAGCCTGACCGGATCGCCGGACAGGCGCGCAAGAAAGAACACGAAACTCACGACCATGAAAAGAGTCAGCAGGCTCCAGGAAATGCGATTGATAACAAAACGTACCATTCGATTCTCAAATCCGCTTCGAGACTGAAGAAAAACCCGTCCAGCACCAATCCCAATTCATCAGGCAGAACGGAAATCGGCCATTTATTCATCCGCCTCGACTGATGAGACGCAGAAAGTCCTTACAGCGCACGCAGGAATTTCCCTGTCAGCCAGCGACAATCCTGCAAGCCGCCCAAAAACATTTCAGAACCACCAAGTTCATTCAACAAAAGAAAGCTTCGCCACAGATGAGAAATTCTAGCCCGGCCATGCGAGCGCCCGGCGCAACGGCATCATCGCCGCCGGCCCGGGTCGCCGTCCCGACAGGACGGACACTGCGGCCGTCGCAATTCCTGCGTTTCGGTTATCTGCCGCCCGCGGGAGGCGTTCGGGGCCGCGCGGCGCGAGGCGCTAGCCGGCGGTCCAACCGCCGTCCAGCATCAGGGCGCTTCCCGTCATCAGGGATGACGCATCCGAGGCGAGATAGATCGCTGCGCCGACAACATCGTCGACCTGTCCGAGGCGGCCCAACCTGATCTTCTG
This portion of the Oricola thermophila genome encodes:
- a CDS encoding ABC transporter permease, translating into MVRFVINRISWSLLTLFMVVSFVFFLARLSGDPVRLMLPDQATQADVEAMREALGFNRPLFAQYSDFIFHAAQGDLGMSLRHGQPAIDLVLERLPATLELAVSSFAIGFAVALGLAVWGEISRSRRLRNTLLWAATIRQAIPPYLFGVLMIMLFSVYLSLLPAMGRNTLAGYVIPILTISTYEIALYLRLLNASFDETRSLDWVKTALAKGVTRRRVVLSHMLPNALLPVITVAGINLGVLVGGIVVLEIVFNWPGIGRLIVQGVVQRDYPVVQAGVVVTATVFIVINLGVDILYRVLDPRVRLA